A single region of the Lycium barbarum isolate Lr01 chromosome 2, ASM1917538v2, whole genome shotgun sequence genome encodes:
- the LOC132629018 gene encoding uncharacterized protein LOC132629018, whose translation MREFPNASAYCQRLKTLANQLKSVGAPVTDNRLVLQLVAGLTEAYKNVGTYIRQSKPLPPFSEARSSLCLKEKALAEMHDDSPKAMVDASQREFDDSASLENLSHSHHHRGKNNHKNRGSGGGKKAGGGRGSGGGSGSRRVGGRGSGDRQQV comes from the exons atgcgggaGTTTCCCAACGCTTCGGCCTATTGTCAACGACTCAAGACCCTGGCCAATCAACTCaagagtgtgggggctccggtgactgacaaccgcctcgttcttcAACTGGTGGCTGGCCTCACTGAGGCGTACAAGAACGTGGGCACTTATATTCGTCAAAGTAAGCCCCTTCCtccattctccgaagctcggtcgAGTTTGTGTCTTaaggaaaaggcgttggctgaaatgcatgATGACTCGCCGAAGGCTATGGTGGATGCTTCCCAACGAGAATTTGATGACTCTGCCTCTCTGGAAAATTTGAGTCATTCCCACCATCATAGGGGCAAAAATAACCACAAGAATCGTGGTTCTGGCGGCGGGAAAAAGGCAGGTGGTGGCCGTGGTTCTggcggcggcagtggcagccgTCGCGTTGGTGGTCGTGGCTCCGGCGACAGGCAGCAG gtctga
- the LOC132627597 gene encoding zinc-finger homeodomain protein 2, with amino-acid sequence MEFDEEQEQEIAAAAETYQIPGNNSVRDEGVSTSIVRKNSVRYRECLKNHAVGIGSHALDGCGEFMPAGEEGTMDALKCAACNCHRNFHRKEAEGEVFHHTPPPHLTHHPQFSPFSSYRTPHHPSGYLHVTPPPHQRPLALPSTSRDDEDMSNPSSSGGGGSGGVGGSRKRFRTKFTADQKDKMLSFAERLGWRMQKQDETLVQQFCRETNVKRHVFKVWMHNNKHTLGKKP; translated from the exons ATGGAATTTGACGAGGAGCAGGAACAAGAAATTGCCGCGGCTGCGGAAACTTATCAAATACCAGGAAATAATTCAGTTAGAGATGAAGGCGTTTCGACTAGTATTGTCAGAAAAAATAGTGTTAGGTACAGAGAGTGCTTGAAGAACCACGCGGTCGGCATAGGTAGCCACGCCCTTGATGGATGTGGCGAATTCATGCCGGCCGGTGAAGAAG GTACCATGGATGCTTTGAAATGTGCGGCTTGTAATTGCCACCGAAATTTCCACAGGAAGGAGGCAGAAGGTGAGGTGTTTCACCACACCCCACCACCCCACCTCACCCACCACCCCCAATTTTCTCCCTTTTCATCCTACCGTACCCCCCACCACCCCTCCGGGTACCTACACGTCACCCCACCACCCCATCAAAGACCGTTGGCACTGCCATCAACTTCTAGGGACGACGAAGATATGTCGAACCCGAGCAGTAgtgggggtgggggtagtggTGGGGTAGGTGGTTCAAGAAAGAGGTTTAGGACAAAATTCACAGCAGACCAAAAGGATAAAATGTTGTCATTTGCTGAGAGATTGGGTTGGCGTATGCAGAAGCAAGATGAGACATTAGTGCAGCAGTTTTGTAGAGAGACAAATGTCAAACGCCATGTTTTCAAAGTTTGGATGCACAACAACAAGCACACTCTTGGTAAAAAACcctaa